A window of the Candidatus Tanganyikabacteria bacterium genome harbors these coding sequences:
- a CDS encoding HEPN domain-containing protein: protein MSPEVAEILEWLQRADTDLRTARKALAEPDSIPEAAVFHCQQAVEKALKAFLTWRERPFGKTHNLAELGAECATLDASLASLVPEISPLTQFAWRYRYPGAPVGLPADEAREVLAIAERTVAAVRQRLPEVSRQGS from the coding sequence TGGAGTGGCTCCAGAGGGCCGACACGGATCTCCGCACCGCTCGCAAGGCTTTGGCCGAGCCGGACTCGATACCCGAAGCCGCCGTGTTTCACTGCCAGCAGGCAGTCGAGAAGGCGCTAAAGGCCTTCCTGACGTGGAGAGAGCGTCCTTTCGGCAAGACGCACAACCTTGCCGAACTCGGCGCAGAGTGCGCGACCCTGGATGCCAGCCTCGCCTCGCTCGTGCCGGAAATCTCGCCGCTGACGCAGTTCGCTTGGCGCTACCGTTACCCCGGTGCTCCGGTGGGCCTCCCGGCCGACGAGGCGCGAGAGGTGCTGGCGATTGCGGAGCGAACCGTGGCTGCCGTCAGGCAGCGCCTCCCCGAGGTGTCCCGACAAGGGTCATGA